ACACGtttagtataaaaataaataaagataattacactaaaataaaacaaaaaacacacaaatttacgtaggggaaaaatatttagaataacATAATTATTATAGGTACTTACAGCACAACTCCAGCAATTTCATTAGATaactaaaaattcattattatttcccctgataatgatttaattaattaataattaaacttctTCCTATTTCAATCCAATTCACTCcgcaatatttttgttatttttcattccTTCCCCTCCTttctattttcattattatccCCTCTTCCTAATCTCCCTtctccaaattaatttttactccCCCAGATATCAAATCCTACGTTCCAAGCTAGCGAGAAAATATGATCGACGGCAACGTCGCGGTTACAATTTTGGTTTAGTTGTAActgtaaaatttaagtttaggTAGTTTAATAGTGACGTCAAAGATaaattcaaggaaaaattttaagtcagaaaattaaaataaacagttaaataagtaaaaaaagatttagttttattttaatttaattgttaaggAAGTTTAACTTCTTAACCTCAAATTGTCAATGTCACTTGCCATCAaactttttggtttttatttactaaCAAATTATTTGCTAACAACATTCATTTTCTCCTAATTTTTACGCAGTTTAAtctagaaatttattatttttcgatcagattataaataataactcTTGGTTTTAATCTGTTtatgaattttgtttaaataaactcTTCTTGTAAGTAATACTGCTTGACAACAAAAATGACCTTGAAGTCCCTTTAAACTGTTAAAAGCcctcaaaaaataattctatccACGTTTTTCTAGTTAATTGACTGTCTTTGGGCAGCAAATCGGGATGTGCTTGACATGGGTGCATGTCTAACGTTGGAACGTGAAGAGGGAAAAGCAAAGAGACGAAGTGAGGAAATTGACAGGCAACTAGGGGAATTTGCTCGACAGCAGAgtaatgttattaaaatcttACTTTTGGGTGAGTAGTACTGTAGTATCACAGAACACAtgtgaaaattcattttaacatGCTAGCAAGACATGGGCTTGTAGATTGATATAATAAAAGGTGAttgtaaaaagaaatttcaagaaaacttcaaaatatcagcggcatattttcaacaaattcatCAGATTTAATCTATTTGTCAATACATTGATAAAGGAAGTATGACTACtttaactttcaaattttcagaatgtAGTTAAAATGTCTAGTGAAGgtattatttacaattgacCATGAATTACTGTATatacctttaattttttaagatcATTATTATTTGTGGAATTTGTTCCTATTAGTATATTCTCAAACTTAGGTGCTGGAGAAAGTGGGAAAAGTACCCTAgtaaaacaaatgaaaataattcacgCTGATGGATTCACCCACTCAGAACTGAACAGTTTCCGTCCAACAGTATTAGACAATCTTCTATCTTCTATGAAATATGTTCTTGCTGGAATGGGTCTCCTTCGAATTAATTTGGAACACACCCGAAACAAGGTAAAAATCAAGACAACTAATTTCTTTATATAAAgagtattattattaagtaagTATTGAGTGATTGTATTGATAGCTAAATAAGCAGTTGTGTATCATAAACTATTGATACCAATGTTTGGAGATAATTCTTTGTATATCTGTGCTTGTATATCTTAAACTTGACTATCAACATTGCAATAATAATCATATTACAGCATAAAGCTTAGAACGTCCTCGTTATCCTGTGCAATGTGCTTTAATATccatatataaataaaaactgagGTTGCTCCATAATactttagacaaaaattatGCGATCTGAGCTgctaatgatatttttatctctcacaataaatattttacacccATTTAAAAGtaggataaaataaaatgagtaCATTGTGCCTTAGGAAATAACGAATAGTTTTTCTGTAGACTCACGCCAAGAACGTTTTGATGGCCGACAGCTGTTTTGATATGAGCTTCTCAGTCTTACCAGATGTTGCAGCCTCATTACAAGCCCTATGGTCAGATAGGGGGGTCAGATTAGCAGTAGCAAGGGGATATGAGTACGAGTTAAATGATTCAGCATTATAGTAAGAAATTCGTTGATTGTTATGCAATTATTGACAACTGCACCGTATCTAcagtttatttgaaaacatgGAACGAATCTGTGATCCGAAATACGTGCCAAACCCTACAGATGTTTTACGGGCGAGAGTTAGAACTCAAGGTATCATAGAAACGCAGTTTCGCATCCAAGATATGATCATTAACATGTATGATGTCGGCGGACAAAGATCTCAAAGGCGAAAGTGGATTTATTGCTTCGACGACGTTAAGGCtgtattatttgttatttcgTTGAGCGGATATGATATGACTCTTCTTGTAAGTGTTCTCTTCATCTTCCAGAGATTTGAGCATTAGAATGGGTGTTCTTGTAGGAAGATCCTACCGTTAACCGAATGGAAGAAAGTCTGAATTTATTTGGGCAAATTGTCAACAACCCGTTTTTCCGGGACGCCTCATTTGTATTgtttatgaataaatttgatCTTTTCAGGGAAAAGATTTTATACTCAAATAGGCATTTGCGGATGTATTTTCCAGATTATAAAggtaaatttttctatttttaataagaacaAAGTTTATGTggatttttatgttatttcagGGCCAGATAGGGATGTTGATAGGGGCGCTTTATTCATTCAGCATAAATTTATACTGAAGAACGGTGATTCACGGAAGGTGTTGTATCCGCATTTTTGCACTGCCACCGATACTGCCAATGTGCAAGTTGTCTTTCAGTCTGTGATGGAAATGGTTATTTCCGCtaatttaggacaagtaaCACTTTTATAGTGAAATTTCATACAAAATTACAGTTTGTTCTCTGGTAAGTTTGTTTCTATATTTCTTGCCAAAACGTTTTTATAAtgtaagtgattttttttataaactacTGGTGAAAAATCAGCATAATGccaattttttaacacaatttCATTCATGTGCATTAAAGGATCGTGACACTTTTGCACTTTGTCTCAACAGTAAATTTTGCTTATCCACGCAGATCTAACAGGTAAATGGCTATAGCGAAATAGCATTACCTGCTAAATTCGTTGGTTCATGTAGTGGTGATAGAAAACAGGATTTTCTACTTCTTAGTAttgggttttattttttttattgttggtaTTAAAATgaccattaaaataatcattaaagTATCATTATTCccaataactgaaatttttggtaaaaattgaCATTGAGCGGACGATTTCGACAGCAATTTggtattagcatttttttactttagatgtttcttatttaaaaaggATCTCACATGTTACTATTACATATAAAAGATCTCTAAACCTCTATAATCTCTCATGATACTTTTAATtgtataagaaaaattttattagttccTAAAAGGTCCAATTTAATGCATcgttgtttattttgaaagaaatgcTTATTGCTTTAATTAGTCTAATAATCAATacgaatttgatttattaagcATTTTATACATGTAGTAAGTGGTTACAAAGTTTCAATTAGGTATTTAAACAAGCAAATTTAGTATTATCGTTTGGTTCCTTTTTACTGTTATCACGACTTTATGTTCGTGTGAAATCTGCAAATTCTTCTAGCTGTTGGTGAAATTAGCGTTTTGGAAGAATGCaatattgtattatttacttttctgGTGTTGAATGTTGCCAAACTGGATACTGAAACATAAACATACTTCGGTACATTAGAATGCagaattgtaattttaaaactcgGGTTGTGATTGGAATATAGTTTTTTCTGCACAAGAGTTGAAAATAGTTTCTACAGttggacaaaaatttacactaaaagtttaatgttaataaaatgagaaaaaaagaattttaacgAATACATCAAATACtgagttattatttttttagattatataaaatttaaaaaaaaatcactgttGCTTTTCAACTTTCGTATCGGTTCAGAATGTTAGCGGAGAAGGAATTTCCGGTTATCCTccgaaatattcattaaaatttcagttcgGTGGATAAAAGCGCCTATCTTTTCTAGTTTTAATATTGCatttatttaagttatttCCTCGTActagattttaaagatctctcgCTTGTgttcgaaaaaattattgccaAAATTAGCGATaggtaagtaaaaaatgtagttttttaAGACTGGTCATAAactctattattattattattataaaaatattagggAAAGTAGCCTCGCTATTGTGCAATTAGTTGATCTACAGGGGAATTCGCACGCAATGCACACAAAATTCAAtgtgaacaaaaaataaaatggtgtCGCTTTAGTGTGacttgaatattttgaaaatgatgtGGCTTGCAGCAGATTACGTCATATAATTCGATTAGATTCGGTTTATTGCCTTGCGAATCGCCCTGCAGTTTTGGTTCTATTATTAGTTGAATACTTAATATATGATCTGTGATAAAGCTCTGTACATGTTGGGGCGTTTATCACACGAATGTGAGTTATTCACGTTTGTGCATTATTGATTAAtgtgtttacattttttataagtAGGTGAAATGAATTACCGTAAggattttataaataagtgcttttttaagaatatttgtctttttttcgTTACGATTGAATAACTAAAATGAATTGCTTCTTCTTACAATAGTCGTCGGTATAGGGTAGTCTAAATTTGATGGGACCCACCTCTACAGTAGTTGTTTCTCTAATATTTATACTTAATGATTATTGAGTAAATgagacaaaatattaattttaaacatttattggtAACTcatcattaattattattacacaaTATATTATGTCATTATTTCTAAACGGAGAACAACTAAcgtaactaaaaaataaataatacgagTAGTTGGAAATTCTATTTGCACTGAAGACAACTAATAAATACCTTAAATAATGACCTAGACAAATTAAAGCTTAAAATTCTTTCAATTCAAGTCTTCCTTATTGCTGGGAACATTCTTATGCATCTAAACTAGTATTTGCACAGAcagtaaagttttttaaactacATAACACCATCTACTAATTTATCCAGTACAATATCAATTCTGGAAAATAGTTTCTATAATCGTAGTCAACTGTTTCTCTACTTTAATgctatagaaaaataaaaactgaaatctTTATTGTCCCTAAAACTTcactacaaaaatatttctgttttgCAGATATGTtttgaactcaaaattttaagtttaaatttggaaaatgtacGCAAATGATTTGTTAAACTCATAAGAATAAAAAGACATGGATTCTTAGATTGTTAATCTTATAATTCACAGAGGCGTATCTGATTTAAAGTACCCTATTACACACTGACTGACGTAAAATTACGAATCTTAACTGTATATGCATAGTTGAAGGGGTTCAAGGAGGGATAtatctgtttatttttctttttgttggatgcagattaaattttaattgaaataccGAATAGAGTCATTCAAACCCTTGCAACGCAAAAATGTCaagaatttttctatattcAAGAGattataacatttaaaatatgtaataaatgaTTGGTATCGTCTACCTTCTACCATActcaaatttcaagaaaataatcATGTTATTTGTCTTCTCGGACACATCACTGAAATATCTTATCCttactaaaaatgaaaactagaTAAAAGATTCCGGGTATAAAAGTAatctaattttcaaaaaccacCAGGTTTGGCAGATATAATTATAATAGCTCCACTTCATCGGAAAGGAAACATAAACTAATATGGccagaattaaattaatgttacCAACTAAAATATGCCGAACGCAGTCTTTTCGTCGGTATATGCTCGAAAGTGTgtttaaaaatcacaaatgCAAATCACAACTTaagattttaaagaaatgttttctttaaactaACACCGTGCTATAAAACGTATATAATTTTGATACATTGAGGTTAGCATTCGATTCTTTGTGAATATCAAAACCCACATAATATTGCACCATCAACAACGTGCAATATGAACAATTATATTTCTAAAGGTATTTCCGCGATGTTATGAATTACGATGAGACaagtttaaatataaaacgaTAAACCTTTTCTAGTTAAGACTCTTTTACCCGAGCTTACAATTTACAGCACTGAATATAGCAATGGTGGATAACCTTAGCAATTTGACCTATTTGTTTGCACATTGTATTTATACAATGCATTAactgcaaagaaaaaaatgtacttcGAATAGGTTAGGTAATATTCATGAATCTGTATGAACCAATGACATCAGTTCATACCAACAAGTTTTGTTGATATATCaaacaattcaaaatgcaCTATTACGTGGGTTTCCTGCTTGCTTCAGTGCAGACTGCTTGAATACTGAACTCAGTAATAAGGATTATGAAAAGCACCTTTACAATACAATCTATTAAAAGCTGATATTCCTCtagattttactttttaaacatACACTGTACATTGAACAACACTATATAAATATCTTTTCAACACTTTGGGCTCGCTGAATAGAAAATTAGGTTGTTAAAAACCTTAAGTATTACACGATAAACGCGTTATGGGGAATAATTCTATTCACTGTTATGCTATGGTAAAATAATGGTTAAAAATTACGCAAAATGAACAATCCGTTGATGCGTACGCTGAAGTACGCTCATTCTCTTTAAGTACAATGAAATACTCGAAGTTGAGCCAATAGTACTTCACAAAACTTCATCCATAAGGATTTTTTCGGGTGTCTGAACAGATAGCCTTTAATACTGACTAGCTGAGGTTCTTTAGTAAGTAGGTGCCTGAAATTCTGACGGACCTAAAATCGATATTCTATGAAAACATTGCAAAATTAGAACATTGAGATGTTTTGAGAGTTGACGTAGACACTAAGAATTTGAAAGAAGGAATTAGAAATGCCGAAAAAACTTCCATataaagttcaaaaattgtcaattttcattgcaaaaatgaacataaattatatgaaaattacaaTGTCTTAAAAGTGTCCTTTTagagttttaattttactataaaaggCCGGTAAGTTTTGAAGTAATTTTCTCTATATGTGATCTATTTTCAAAAGATTCCAAAActagtataaataaatatttgctcttttttaatttttgtttaaaaagagTAAACCTAAAGATTTTAGGGTTAATAGTTACCTCTTGGATTAGGGCCAGCGGAAAAGGGAGGTTCTTGATAGTGCTGATCAGTATCAGGCCCCCCAGGATAAGAAGGATATGCCGTTTGCATATTATCAGACTCAAAATTGCTAGCGAAAGCGGCATCGGCACCTTGTTTGAATCTTTGGAAGGCCAAGAATGCGCTCGCGgcctatttaataatataagaCATTGTTAAgtggaaaaatgtttcttaattGGTATTTTACTATAACTTATTTAATATTCACGTAAAAAGCTACCAAACACTTTCAGAAAACTCACCACagaatgcaataaaaattacatgagACAACCCAACATTTTGTTTTACCATGAACTTACCcaagcaaaaattgaaaagaaagaaaacgcTATAGCAGCTCTAACGTTGCTAATCCCAATTCCAGAAGGTGGATTGTCAGCTTTAGCCCACTGGTCACACAAATACCAAAAGCCAACAAAGTACAGGAAAGCCCAAAagcctaaaaaaattttgcttaatttatACGCTATTTTCAGTTAAAGGTTAACGAAGACTTGTTATTAACGAAATATCAGTGTCGACATCCACATAATGATATTTCTATGATTCGGAAATGTTTCTGTGCATATTTTATGAACTCGAAACGTTATTGTAAGTAATAGTTATTTGTGTGTTTTATATAGGGGCCATGCAAACGCCCATAAATATAGATTTGATCAATTGGGGAAAAATATGCACGTTTTACTTATCCCTATTAAATCTAGCAAAAACCAACTAGAGCCGTACTAAAAAGTAAAGTGAATGTTGTCATTTATTATCATAAATATATTGGAAATATATCATCTACATTTTTTCTGACTAGCACCATCAGTACCTTAGAGATACCTCTCAGATATCTTAGGGCTCACAGTTAAATACTTACCAGAAAATCCAAGATCAGCCAAAACATAATGTTTCCGAGTTTTTACAGAAGACATTTGCTCAAAAAGGTATTCACCCACTAGAAACCCCATACTAGCCAAGAAAGCTATTACACTTATCCCCACACCATAGTTGCAAGCATTTGTGTCACCGTTGTACAGGCATGTCAACTTTTTGTTTGGTCCCATAGGTTGCCATCCTTGGGAAGAAATGCAACTAAAGACTATAATGGCAAACAGCTGAAACAGAATGCATTTTGTTggaacagaaatatttttactttcaaaaacctcaaaaatttatttgttgcaaCTCAATAGATGTGAAATTTTTGAGCGTATTTTAGtgttgcaaaattaatttttcatggtACAGAGACTGACAGACTAAGATTTTTAAAGCAGATAAGTCAATAATATCAATTAGAGTTAGTTCAAGGCATTAAAGGAATTAATGGTGATTTACATAAATctgtgaaatttaattattagatTCATTGCTCAAGGtcaacattttccatttatggtttatttaacaataaaatgcaatgatgtgaaaaaaaatcttaaaaatatccCAATGGAGTCTGAGGGTtgtataattaatttgaatcagTTATTCTTCCCTCTATCACTTTACCATAATTATacactaataattatttattaaagcaTTACAGATGGAAttacaaagaaataattttctattattgaCGGCACATCCTACACAAATCATTGTTGAAACTCTGGGTCATgagttaattttattatataccTAACTGTTCAACAAATCTTCACACAAGTTCTATTGCCTCTAATTTGAGTAATGTTAGTCCAGATTTTGACGCAATATAGATAACAAGAGTACGActataaaagtttttgtatATAGATATTTAATCAGGGCGAGATGGGGACCTTCCTTCAAcaccaaatatttattttacacgtTTGCATACAGgggcaataaaataataggGAGCTTAATAGTTCTGATACAATACGAAATACCTTTTTAAAGATGAATTAAAATCGCAATATCTAGCTCAGTTCTTGAGATCGATATAagaaaattgccaaaaaattgTGCACATGGGATTGACCTACAtgggatttttgaaaaatcaatacaACCCTCTTCACCTACTGTTACTGTTGATTATAAAGAAACTTGCGTAGAATAAAATCTTTTGGATTGAAATgacaaaggaaaatttaagggATTATAAAGCTTACCCAACAAATGGCTCGTAAAATAACTGTAGGTCTTTGGGCAAAGGAAATAGGATCAAAAGCACCCCCGGCTTTGCCACCACCGTACGCTCCGACACCCTCCATGTTTTGGTTTTGACAATCTGACTGCTGACTGCGACTGCACCGCGTTAGTCAAGTGAAAACTTGGAAACATTAATTTctgtattatattaattaattagacCAAAtcgatgtaaaaaatattttaaaatgtagaaagTCCtagaattattaatgtttcaaaattaattaaattacaggCAAATGTATTAATCCAATCATTGTTTATACAATGAAAATAAGAATCTTTTGGATTCGTATCGTCACCCACCAGTGGCACAGgaagtgaaatttaaaacatttttttagtcgctccttttaaatttcgaaaacttacAAAACCAAACGATACGATGTGATAAGTTTTTCTTAGGCCACTTTGTAcagtttgcttttttttaaatgaattttccgACGTGTTAAGAGCAATCAAACCAAATATGAAAACTCAACGTACGTCTCTGGAATATTGTAAAATGCGCAGtctcaaatataattttgactTTCTGTATCCTAACCTTAATTActgatttaaatttcaaaagttgtaaACACATGGAAACCCCtgtatttgttaaaattatttttcttaaacttgCGAGACAATTCAACTTGCTATTTCATAAGTAACACTTAATACATAAAATGGGACGTAAAATACCAGGTAAGAAGCATAGAGGGGTGAAAGATCCTGAGAAGCAACAAGCAGAAAGATTTGCAAAGTacgtaaataaatgaaattcactttttcttttcaatactTTACACATACAAGTACACTATTTTAGAATTAAAGATAAAGTAAATATACCTCCTTCAAATCCTGATGATCAGCAAATCTCTAGCTCCCTTAAGAGGATCATTGACCTGAAAAACAAAGTGAAGCAAggtttttataataaaagaaaaaaaaagactaaaaataacatgaaactGAACGACGAGGGGTTGAAACAGAAGAAGTTTAAAGGTAGACCTGAAAAACCCAtaccaaaatttgaacaaatgcCTGGAGAGTCTGATCGGAAATTTAAACGTAGAGTGGATATGATATGTGCAGATTATCTTAAGGAAAgtgcatttgaaaataaatatcatgTGGACATTACGAGAAATATTGAAGGTGAagtaagtaatttaaaaaaatccattaataCAGAATATTTGCCAAAACTTTTGAAAGTAAATATTGTGTTTCCAGtgttaatactaaaaaaaaaccttgttCAAAAGTTGACAATGAATGTTGCTTCTGTGTGGAGGAGTTTTAAAGCAGTTAACTAGAAAACATTTCTTTGAcatcattattttctttaggTTGATGGAGTTGTGAAAAGACCAAAAGATGAATTGGAATTATTggtgaaaaaactaaaaaaggagaagaaaacaaagaaaactaagtctggcaaaaaaaattcattacaaAACCAAgaggaaaatagaaaattaacaaaatctcaaaaatgggCTATGAAAAAACAggataaaaaacaaaagaaaatatttgaaactaGTGAAGACCATAATTTCTTGCCACAAAAGGAACAACTTAGGTTTGGGGAAGTTGCACATGCACCTCCTATTTTAGTTGTCCCAAAAAAAGCTGCAAAGTCTCAAGGAGTAGCTAGGGTAAGTTTaagaaaatcttttaatttaagataGATCACTGAAGCAATCTGTctaaaatacacaaaaataaaagagaaggatgaaacatattttgacACATGATTGGGggtaatatgtaatttttataaaaatataattttttttaaataataatttttataaaagccCTCTACCTTAAAGAAGTTAAGAGGTCAGGTACTTGCATCAAGAATGCCGACGATTTAATATAGAAACTGAAGTAAATATATACTTAAATACCATAGATAGAAAAACTATGAAAGTTTTGCTTGTAAAAGGCtacatgtaaaaaatatcaagtaataaatgattttgaatGTACAATACTCAAAAAACCAATGATCGAGAATATCGACTATCATGCCGTTTcaggttttaattaataaattagagttttatattatattaataacatAGCTgcctcatttaaaaaatagcattttggCTCGTATTGTTGAATATTTGATTACTAAGGCATCAGAAATGAAGCGCCCACTTCAAAATTCGTGGTATGACCTCGGCAGATCACTGAAATATatcgatataaaatttattttagccCGGCGAAAAACAGTTACTTCTTAAAGCAATTCTTCCAAGAACTTCTAAAACTAGTACGCAGACTAGTAAACTGAATGAAAAAGGTGTTTCCGAGACATCAAAactcataaacaaaaaaggcAAGCGAAAAGATTTGCCAAATGCCCTTAGAAGACAATTGGACAAACAACAAAAGGAGATTATTGAAGCTTACAAAGCTTTAAAatcgaagaaaataaaagctGTAGTTAagtagtattattttttttaccctTGGgtgttttgaaataaaacgtTTCGTTAGTAAAGtggatttattaaattttagttttgccCACTTACAATGCAttttgatatgaaaataaaaacagtaacTCTATAACTATTTAACAATCTTAAAATAACTTATATTCTACCTGAGACAGGCACAAAAATCACAGAACAGTTTAATTAACATCCGCGTGTCACATTTGAGTTTATACAATGAAACTAGACAActagatgaaaaaaattagaagttCAAGTAGAGTATGCAAATGATTTGGAAActgtttaaaaatacttaGAAATGAAAACGTTCAgcggaaatagaaaaaaaaattatcattatatAAATCAAACTTTGTGAAAACTCGAAACGtacacaaaatgaaaattcgttTCTAATAAAAAGCACCATAGTTTCTAACTTgctattaacaaaaaattaattcaaacaaaaaacaaatatcatcGAAATGTTTTGCGATATGTTTTGGGTTTGCAGATTTTAGTTTTACATCGCATACTTTTCATAAAAGTTAAACAAATCAAGAAAAGTTTAACATGAAACAGTATAGAATGCGTTCATtcgagttttcaaaaaaataataagtatcTTTAAGGACACCTTAACTGTGATAAAGGTTTACCTCCAACTggctaaattaataaatacatattcacATTAATAATGGTGCATCATTATGCATAAATGCAGATTATTAAACTGCAAATACAGAGATTGGTTATTCCATACTCAATGAATTTAAGAAAGATGTCATAAACTTAAAGTGAAATGAGGAGACATCGTGCCCTTAGTATTTAAAGTCCATTATTGAACAATGAAAGTTTCATGAacataaatgcaaaattctgTGTTAGTAGGTATCTACTAACTGTGATATACTGGCAAATTAGCAAACAACTAGAGCAATTATTAAACTTAGTCGTAAACACCGTTTATGTTTTAACTTTGTCCTAATGACACTTTTGAGATCCAGACATCGTAAGAAAGCGTAACTACAAATCTAGTGAAATATCGGCTTTAATGTGCAAATAATCGTGAATCGAAAGCAATAGTTCTTTATAAATAATAGGATTGATGTTTTTCCCAATATTATacaacaagaaaaattgtccATGAGACAggtattttgccaaaatttgcattttattccTGTTTAAATTGCGAACCTGGGCCATGAGCAGATACATTCGAAAACGCTGAAAACTCAAAAACATAAATCGATATATTAAGGCACTCACAGTGACCACAAACATAAATAGAATCCAATACCAAAGAATTAgaaaaaacttttcatttaaaatattcagggGTAGAATGCAGAGCATGTCCCTGGATTCATTGGAACCAGAAACTCCATACTTCGTGAAATTACATTTGGctctttttggaaaaacggCGTTGAACGCCATTGGCCATGGTTTGCCCGCTACCTCAAAGCCGTAACTGAGAAATTTACCTTCTAGGTAGAAGTTCATAAGTACGGTTTGCAGCACCTGTAATTAGTTTAGGTTAGTACTATTTACAACTAATGTGACCTcataaatgaaagaaaaagatACGTATTccgtttttccaaaaatagaaAGGTATATGTAGTtatcagaaatttttaatgcacaATTTCGTAATAATTAAGCGAGTCCTTACTTTTTGGACACGTTGTATTTATAACACCAACACATATTCAAATATCCACATTCAA
This portion of the Euwallacea fornicatus isolate EFF26 chromosome 4, ASM4011564v1, whole genome shotgun sequence genome encodes:
- the Syngr gene encoding synaptogyrin, yielding MEGVGAYGGGKAGGAFDPISFAQRPTVILRAICWLFAIIVFSCISSQGWQPMGPNKKLTCLYNGDTNACNYGVGISVIAFLASMGFLVGEYLFEQMSSVKTRKHYVLADLGFSGFWAFLYFVGFWYLCDQWAKADNPPSGIGISNVRAAIAFSFFSIFAWAASAFLAFQRFKQGADAAFASNFESDNMQTAYPSYPGGPDTDQHYQEPPFSAGPNPRGPSEFQAPTY
- the LOC136350976 gene encoding guanine nucleotide-binding protein G(o) subunit alpha-like, whose protein sequence is MGACLTLEREEGKAKRRSEEIDRQLGEFARQQSNVIKILLLGAGESGKSTLVKQMKIIHADGFTHSELNSFRPTVLDNLLSSMKYVLAGMGLLRINLEHTRNKTHAKNVLMADSCFDMSFSVLPDVAASLQALWSDRGVRLAVARGYEYELNDSALYLFENMERICDPKYVPNPTDVLRARVRTQGIIETQFRIQDMIINMYDVGGQRSQRRKWIYCFDDVKAVLFVISLSGYDMTLLEDPTVNRMEESLNLFGQIVNNPFFRDASFVLFMNKFDLFREKILYSNRHLRMYFPDYKGPDRDVDRGALFIQHKFILKNGDSRKVLYPHFCTATDTANVQVVFQSVMEMVISANLGQVTLL
- the LOC136350979 gene encoding coiled-coil domain-containing protein 137, with protein sequence MGRKIPGKKHRGVKDPEKQQAERFAKIKDKVNIPPSNPDDQQISSSLKRIIDLKNKVKQGFYNKRKKKTKNNMKLNDEGLKQKKFKGRPEKPIPKFEQMPGESDRKFKRRVDMICADYLKESAFENKYHVDITRNIEGEVDGVVKRPKDELELLVKKLKKEKKTKKTKSGKKNSLQNQEENRKLTKSQKWAMKKQDKKQKKIFETSEDHNFLPQKEQLRFGEVAHAPPILVVPKKAAKSQGVARPGEKQLLLKAILPRTSKTSTQTSKLNEKGVSETSKLINKKGKRKDLPNALRRQLDKQQKEIIEAYKALKSKKIKAVVK